The proteins below come from a single Candidatus Coatesbacteria bacterium genomic window:
- a CDS encoding formate--tetrahydrofolate ligase, giving the protein MPADIEIAHRARPLPIVEVADKLGLAPEDLDLYGNDKCKVHLDTLEKRRRGVGNLVLVSAITPTPAGEGKTTTTIGLTQGLTKLGKNACCAIREPSLGPIFGIKGGAAGGGYSQVLPMEDINLHFTGDFHAITAAHNLLAASLDNYLHRRHDDIDPRTVTYRRVLDMNDRALRDIIIGLGGRKQGVPRETGFDITAASELMAILCLAQDFGDLKGRIEQMFIGMTYKRERVLAKQIGVSGAMAMLLKDAIKPNLVQTLEGGPAFIHGGPFANIAHGCNSVLATRMALAFSDWAITEAGFGFDLGAEKFFDIKCVGGGFYPSIVVLVATCRALKMHGGVKKKELDEPNPDAVAAGLPNLEKHLENIGKFRLPTVVCLNRFAYDTDEELQIVLDFCREKNVPAAIGDGFAKGGDGMRELAQLVVDHAEDCKNLFRPLYKWDWPLKKKIFTIAHEVYGAEHVDYTKQARIDLKYIKKFGYDKLPVCIAKTQNSLSDNPKLLGRPKDFVVTVREIEIAAGAGFVIPLTGDILRMPGLSKHPAANDMDIDSRGNISGLF; this is encoded by the coding sequence ATACCCGCAGATATCGAGATAGCCCATCGCGCTAGGCCCCTGCCGATCGTCGAGGTGGCCGACAAGCTGGGGCTGGCCCCCGAAGACCTGGACCTCTACGGCAACGACAAGTGCAAAGTGCACCTGGACACCCTGGAGAAGCGACGTCGCGGCGTCGGCAACCTGGTGTTGGTCTCGGCGATCACCCCGACACCGGCCGGCGAGGGCAAGACGACGACGACCATCGGCCTGACCCAGGGTTTGACCAAGCTGGGTAAAAACGCCTGCTGCGCCATCCGCGAGCCCTCCCTCGGGCCGATCTTCGGCATCAAGGGCGGCGCCGCCGGCGGCGGCTACTCCCAGGTCCTGCCGATGGAGGACATCAACCTCCACTTCACCGGCGATTTCCACGCCATCACCGCGGCGCACAACCTGCTGGCGGCGTCCCTCGACAACTACCTCCACCGGCGCCACGACGACATCGACCCCCGCACGGTGACCTACCGCCGGGTGCTGGACATGAACGACCGCGCCCTGCGCGACATCATCATCGGCCTGGGCGGACGCAAACAAGGCGTACCCCGGGAGACGGGCTTCGACATCACCGCGGCCAGCGAGCTGATGGCCATCCTCTGTCTGGCCCAGGACTTCGGCGACCTCAAGGGCCGCATCGAGCAGATGTTCATCGGTATGACCTACAAGCGCGAGCGGGTGCTGGCCAAACAGATCGGCGTCTCCGGGGCGATGGCCATGCTGCTCAAGGACGCCATCAAACCCAACCTGGTGCAGACCCTGGAGGGCGGACCGGCCTTCATCCACGGCGGACCCTTCGCCAACATCGCCCACGGCTGCAACTCCGTGCTGGCCACCCGAATGGCCCTGGCCTTCAGCGACTGGGCGATCACCGAGGCCGGTTTCGGCTTCGATCTGGGCGCGGAGAAATTCTTCGACATCAAATGCGTCGGCGGCGGCTTCTACCCCAGCATCGTCGTGCTGGTGGCCACCTGCCGGGCGCTGAAGATGCACGGCGGCGTCAAGAAGAAGGAGCTCGACGAGCCCAACCCCGACGCCGTGGCCGCCGGGCTGCCCAACCTCGAGAAGCATCTCGAGAACATCGGCAAGTTCCGCCTGCCCACCGTGGTCTGTCTCAACCGCTTCGCCTACGACACCGACGAGGAACTGCAGATCGTGCTGGACTTCTGCCGTGAAAAAAACGTCCCCGCGGCGATCGGCGACGGTTTCGCCAAGGGCGGCGACGGCATGCGCGAGCTGGCCCAGCTCGTCGTCGACCACGCCGAGGACTGCAAGAACCTCTTCCGCCCGCTCTACAAATGGGACTGGCCGTTGAAGAAGAAGATCTTCACCATCGCCCACGAAGTCTACGGCGCCGAGCACGTCGACTACACCAAACAGGCGCGTATCGACCTCAAGTACATCAAGAAATTCGGCTACGACAAGCTGCCGGTCTGTATCGCCAAGACCCAGAACTCGCTCTCCGACAACCCCAAGCTCCTGGGGCGCCCCAAGGACTTCGTCGTCACGGTGCGCGAGATCGAGATCGCCGCCGGCGCCGGCTTCGTCATCCCGTTGACCGGCGACATCCTGCGGATGCCCGGATTGTCCAAGCATCCGGCGGCCAACGACATGGACATCGACTCCCGGGGCAACATCAGCGGTCTGTTCTAG